From Candidatus Manganitrophus morganii, the proteins below share one genomic window:
- the fsa gene encoding fructose-6-phosphate aldolase produces MKFFLDSANISEIKESVALGLIDGITTNPSLVAKEKKDFRKLIEEICQIVDGPISAEVVATDEEGMIEEGRSLAKIHKNVVVKVPMTANGLKATRRFSKEEIRVNVTLIFSPAQALLAAKAGATYVSPFIGRLDDVGQVGMDLIDQIVTIFSNYNFKTEVLVASIRNPIHVIEAAQIGAHVATMPFAVIQQLLKHPLTDIGLAKFLADWEKTKG; encoded by the coding sequence ATGAAATTCTTTTTGGATTCCGCCAACATTTCCGAGATTAAAGAGTCTGTTGCGCTGGGATTGATTGACGGCATCACCACAAATCCTTCCCTGGTTGCAAAAGAGAAGAAGGATTTCAGGAAGCTGATCGAAGAGATCTGCCAAATCGTCGACGGCCCGATTTCCGCGGAAGTGGTCGCGACGGACGAAGAGGGGATGATCGAAGAAGGGCGCTCCCTTGCAAAGATCCACAAGAACGTCGTGGTGAAAGTGCCGATGACGGCGAATGGTTTGAAGGCGACCCGTCGCTTTTCAAAAGAAGAGATCCGCGTCAATGTCACCCTCATTTTCTCTCCGGCCCAGGCGCTTTTGGCTGCAAAGGCCGGCGCCACGTACGTCAGCCCCTTCATCGGCCGGCTCGACGACGTCGGCCAGGTCGGCATGGACCTGATCGATCAGATCGTCACGATTTTTTCGAATTACAATTTTAAGACCGAGGTCCTGGTCGCCAGCATTCGAAATCCGATCCATGTGATCGAGGCGGCCCAGATCGGAGCCCATGTCGCCACCATGCCTTTCGCCGTTATACAGCAGCTTCTCAAACACCCGCTCACCGACATCGGCCTGGCCAAGTTCCTTGCCGATTGGGAAAAAACGAAGGGGTAG
- a CDS encoding cbb3-type cytochrome oxidase assembly protein translates to MEITWINYLVGMLVSLAAWFVFLWAIRDGQFRETEETARRMLENEVSEEGADGTEKRA, encoded by the coding sequence ATGGAAATCACCTGGATCAATTATCTGGTCGGGATGCTGGTCTCGCTGGCCGCCTGGTTTGTTTTTCTTTGGGCCATCCGCGACGGGCAGTTCCGCGAAACGGAAGAGACCGCCCGGCGAATGCTCGAGAATGAGGTATCCGAAGAGGGAGCCGATGGAACCGAAAAAAGAGCATGA
- a CDS encoding SPW repeat protein: MKVLIYVNLIVGAWLIVSPFLFSYRYDTAEFWNSEVIGVMLIIITGVIGFSVPRQNREAPLSQVERRKRA; encoded by the coding sequence GTGAAGGTGCTCATTTATGTCAATCTGATCGTCGGGGCCTGGTTGATCGTCTCGCCGTTTCTCTTCAGCTATAGGTACGATACGGCCGAATTTTGGAACAGCGAGGTGATCGGCGTCATGCTGATCATCATCACCGGCGTGATCGGATTTTCGGTGCCTCGGCAGAATCGGGAGGCGCCTCTCTCGCAGGTGGAGCGGCGAAAGCGCGCGTAG
- a CDS encoding DUF362 domain-containing protein, producing MATVALTQHSKIRQAVEEALGFLPVEELFKNKIVAIHPNDTWASKDDTSGVTQPDTLEAVIQFVKPFQPRELIVSGGAGAAETDEVFRVTGMKQVVEREQVRYVDHNKPPFATVPLDYGPMREVVVHEGVLRYETVVSLSQLKVHSQSVIVGAVKNIAMSWPAADYYGHPRMADQYGRSGMVEDKNGFIVGMLKRFPPHLGIVTGHPAMIATGPTGGIAVETGLVVAGRDPVSVDTVCASLLGFSTMGVEYLRQATKLGLGEGDLSRIEIKGVRLDEAMRVFNERAYGVRKALKSA from the coding sequence ATGGCGACCGTCGCACTGACGCAGCATTCGAAGATCCGGCAGGCCGTTGAAGAGGCGCTGGGCTTCCTACCGGTGGAGGAGCTTTTCAAGAACAAGATCGTCGCGATCCATCCCAACGACACCTGGGCGAGCAAGGACGACACCTCCGGGGTGACACAGCCGGATACCCTTGAAGCGGTCATCCAGTTCGTGAAGCCTTTTCAGCCGAGGGAGCTGATCGTCTCCGGCGGCGCCGGGGCCGCGGAGACGGATGAAGTCTTCCGGGTCACCGGAATGAAGCAAGTGGTCGAACGGGAGCAGGTCCGATACGTCGATCACAACAAGCCCCCCTTCGCGACCGTTCCCCTCGATTACGGACCGATGCGGGAGGTCGTCGTCCACGAGGGGGTGCTCCGCTACGAAACGGTCGTTTCCCTCAGCCAGTTGAAGGTCCACTCTCAGTCGGTGATCGTCGGCGCCGTCAAGAACATCGCCATGAGCTGGCCCGCCGCCGACTACTACGGCCATCCGAGAATGGCCGATCAGTACGGCCGGAGCGGGATGGTCGAGGACAAAAACGGATTTATCGTCGGGATGCTGAAGCGCTTTCCCCCTCACCTGGGGATTGTCACGGGACACCCGGCGATGATCGCCACCGGCCCGACCGGCGGGATCGCCGTCGAGACCGGATTGGTCGTCGCCGGACGCGACCCGGTTTCCGTCGATACGGTTTGCGCCTCGCTCCTCGGATTCTCGACGATGGGGGTCGAATACCTCCGGCAGGCAACGAAGCTCGGGCTGGGGGAAGGAGATCTCTCCCGGATCGAAATCAAGGGGGTCCGCCTCGATGAGGCGATGCGGGTCTTTAATGAACGGGCCTACGGCGTGCGCAAAGCGCTCAAATCGGCTTGA
- a CDS encoding tetratricopeptide repeat protein: MFYFTKWMVFFLLLFASLSFVGCQKQDGMAENVGAGAPAPPPVPSAPAPVGEAASSSASAESPHGSGAPVPFMQKLAEYKARLEKDPKDIEALVFMGNANYDIQRFEKAKEFYQKALEVDPNNTHVRTDLASSYRSLGETDQALEELNKVLKSDPKHEVALYNSGIILLNDKNDAEKATAAWEKLVQLKPNDPLSQELKKKISELKQTGSQPTPSAAQPK, encoded by the coding sequence ATGTTTTATTTCACAAAGTGGATGGTTTTCTTCCTCTTATTATTTGCCTCCCTTTCTTTCGTCGGCTGCCAAAAACAAGATGGGATGGCCGAGAATGTCGGAGCCGGTGCCCCCGCCCCTCCCCCGGTTCCCTCCGCCCCCGCCCCTGTCGGAGAGGCCGCGTCCTCCTCAGCCTCCGCGGAGTCGCCTCATGGATCGGGCGCTCCGGTCCCCTTCATGCAGAAGCTGGCCGAATACAAGGCGCGCCTTGAGAAAGATCCAAAAGATATCGAAGCGCTCGTCTTCATGGGGAACGCGAATTATGACATCCAGCGCTTTGAAAAAGCGAAAGAATTCTATCAGAAAGCGCTTGAGGTTGATCCCAACAACACCCACGTTCGGACCGATCTTGCGTCCTCTTACCGGAGTCTCGGCGAAACCGATCAGGCATTGGAAGAGTTGAACAAGGTATTAAAGTCCGATCCGAAACATGAAGTCGCGCTATATAATTCCGGAATCATCCTTCTGAACGATAAAAATGACGCCGAGAAAGCGACGGCGGCCTGGGAAAAGCTGGTTCAGCTCAAGCCGAACGATCCCCTTTCGCAAGAGCTGAAGAAGAAGATCAGCGAGTTAAAACAAACCGGCAGTCAGCCGACCCCCTCCGCGGCTCAACCGAAATAA
- a CDS encoding ATP-binding protein — translation MSLMNRILLLIDHPENRRLLAAWLGKWYQVIPADSKEELHQPFDLGMIDGPALSRLSKEVQTRKAAERPRFLPFILAVSRPDVNLFKQHLWESVDELIIHPVDQIELQVRIEVLLRSRQFSSELKLRNDDLEAYSQALMHDLRAPVRAIGGFAKLLVQEQKGKLDERGKHHLDRIQSVAEQAWDMIDALLNFSRLGRKEITLRRVRLHSVIESCLRNLQEEIEAANAQIVIRGELASVQADPTLLKMALNDLLSNAIKYVSPGTQPHVILSTSIHQRRCRIHIQDNGIGISSENQQRIFSPFVRLHSVEEYPGIGLGLSTVRKVVELMGGQVGVESAPDQGSLFWIELGLQNEEAHGNQDEIEVSYR, via the coding sequence ATGAGCCTTATGAACCGCATTTTGCTTCTGATCGATCATCCTGAGAATCGCCGTTTGCTGGCGGCGTGGCTGGGGAAATGGTATCAGGTCATTCCGGCCGATTCGAAAGAGGAACTCCACCAACCCTTTGACTTGGGGATGATCGACGGCCCGGCGCTCAGCCGTTTATCGAAAGAGGTCCAAACGAGAAAAGCGGCGGAGCGTCCCCGCTTTCTTCCATTTATCCTCGCCGTATCCCGACCGGATGTCAATCTCTTCAAGCAGCATCTTTGGGAGAGTGTAGACGAGCTGATCATTCATCCGGTCGATCAGATAGAATTGCAGGTCCGGATCGAAGTGCTTTTGCGTTCGCGGCAATTTTCATCGGAGCTCAAGTTGCGTAATGATGATCTGGAGGCGTATTCCCAAGCACTGATGCATGATCTTCGGGCACCGGTCCGGGCCATCGGCGGTTTTGCGAAATTATTGGTCCAGGAGCAGAAAGGAAAACTCGATGAGCGGGGAAAACACCATCTCGACCGGATTCAGTCGGTCGCAGAGCAGGCGTGGGACATGATCGACGCATTGCTCAACTTTTCCCGCCTTGGACGAAAAGAGATCACTCTCCGGAGGGTTCGCCTTCATTCCGTCATCGAATCCTGTCTGAGGAATCTGCAAGAAGAGATCGAAGCAGCCAACGCACAAATCGTCATCCGAGGAGAGCTCGCGTCCGTTCAGGCCGATCCCACCCTGCTGAAGATGGCTTTAAATGATCTTCTCTCGAATGCCATCAAGTATGTATCCCCCGGGACGCAGCCGCATGTCATTCTTTCTACGTCGATCCACCAACGACGTTGCCGCATTCACATCCAGGACAATGGTATCGGCATTTCGTCCGAAAACCAACAACGTATTTTTTCACCATTTGTCCGGCTTCACAGTGTGGAGGAATATCCGGGGATCGGATTGGGGCTTTCGACCGTCCGGAAAGTGGTCGAACTGATGGGGGGGCAAGTCGGCGTCGAATCGGCTCCGGACCAGGGGAGCCTCTTTTGGATCGAACTGGGTCTCCAGAACGAAGAAGCACATGGAAATCAGGATGAAATTGAAGTTTCTTATCGTTGA
- a CDS encoding YajQ family cyclic di-GMP-binding protein: protein MAETSSFDVVSKIDIQEVKNAVEQAMKEVRQRFDLKGTKSEIRLEEEKEVVVTSEDEYKLKAVLDVFQTKLVKRNVSLKALVYEKIEKALGGAVRQKITLQQGIPSEKAKEISKAIRDGKFKVQAQIQADQVRVQSKSKDELQSVINFLRSQDFGLDLQFLNYR from the coding sequence ATGGCGGAGACAAGCTCATTTGATGTGGTTTCGAAGATTGATATCCAGGAAGTTAAAAACGCGGTCGAGCAAGCGATGAAGGAGGTTCGCCAGCGCTTTGATCTGAAAGGAACCAAAAGCGAGATCCGGCTGGAGGAGGAGAAAGAGGTGGTCGTCACTTCCGAGGACGAGTATAAACTCAAGGCGGTCCTCGATGTCTTTCAAACGAAGTTGGTGAAACGCAATGTCTCGCTCAAGGCACTGGTCTATGAGAAAATCGAAAAGGCGCTCGGCGGGGCCGTCCGGCAGAAGATCACCCTGCAGCAAGGAATCCCCTCCGAGAAGGCCAAGGAGATCAGCAAGGCGATCCGGGACGGCAAGTTCAAAGTACAGGCCCAGATCCAGGCAGACCAGGTCCGCGTCCAAAGCAAGAGCAAGGACGAGCTTCAGTCGGTGATTAACTTCTTACGCTCACAAGACTTCGGGCTCGATCTACAGTTTCTTAATTATCGATAA
- a CDS encoding response regulator, translating to MNPKKVLIVDDEEFVRQLIQIKLKFCGIETVEAGNGVEAIEKAVSERPDLILLDVMMPKMNGFEACQRLKANQETSHIPIIMLTARGDPSAKERGENAGALEYLTKPFSPQKLAERVLEILKEFETRT from the coding sequence ATGAATCCTAAAAAAGTATTGATCGTCGATGATGAAGAGTTCGTCCGTCAGCTCATCCAGATCAAGTTGAAGTTCTGCGGGATTGAGACGGTCGAAGCGGGAAACGGCGTCGAAGCGATCGAAAAAGCCGTTTCCGAGAGGCCCGATCTCATTCTGCTCGATGTGATGATGCCGAAGATGAACGGATTTGAAGCTTGCCAACGGCTGAAGGCCAACCAGGAAACCTCCCACATTCCGATTATCATGTTGACCGCCCGCGGCGATCCCTCGGCGAAGGAGCGGGGTGAAAATGCGGGCGCCCTCGAATATCTCACCAAACCCTTCTCGCCCCAGAAACTGGCGGAGAGGGTCCTTGAAATCTTAAAAGAATTCGAAACCCGGACGTAA
- a CDS encoding glycerate kinase — translation MSPPPSGKKYLKQIILPLLDALDPGALLQKKIRVRKGTIEWDSRSYRLNPDCSIYVIGAGKGSARMAEALERLLGDAITDGIVITKYGYGLPCRRIRIIEAGHPIPDRAGEAGAREILALLSRANRGDLVIGLWSGGGSALLPLPISGISLESKQQVTDLLLRSGAVIGEINTVRKHLSQIKGGQLARAVGNARMVNFILSDVVGDRLDVIASGPTVRDPTTFNDGIEILKRYRLWEKIDSSVRLALEEGVRGERPETPKRLGRWIENILIGNGKAAVNEAARQLRRMGFHPHILTSVLEGESREVAKVLVALAKEIQSRRKGKPVCFIAGGETTVTVRGNGKGGRCQEFALSAALSLAGTRGITAAAFSTDGTDGPTDAAGAVATGETVQRATRKGMDPRMALAENDAYPFFDALGDLIRTGPTRTHLNDLYLLFIPSASAEENLD, via the coding sequence ATGAGCCCTCCTCCTTCGGGAAAGAAATACCTCAAACAGATCATCCTTCCGCTCCTCGATGCGCTCGATCCAGGAGCGCTTCTTCAAAAGAAAATTCGTGTTCGAAAAGGAACCATCGAATGGGACAGCCGCTCCTATCGTCTCAACCCCGATTGTTCCATCTATGTCATCGGGGCCGGGAAGGGATCGGCCCGCATGGCCGAAGCATTGGAACGGCTTTTGGGAGATGCAATCACCGATGGGATCGTCATCACGAAATACGGATACGGTCTTCCCTGTCGGCGGATTCGCATCATCGAGGCCGGCCATCCGATTCCCGATAGAGCAGGGGAGGCGGGGGCCAGGGAGATCCTCGCGCTGCTGAGTCGCGCAAACCGGGGCGATCTCGTCATCGGTCTCTGGTCGGGTGGAGGATCCGCTCTTCTCCCGTTGCCGATTTCCGGGATTTCTCTCGAATCCAAGCAGCAGGTGACCGATCTCCTCTTGCGCTCCGGTGCGGTGATCGGCGAGATCAATACCGTTCGGAAGCATCTCTCGCAAATCAAAGGAGGTCAACTTGCCCGAGCGGTCGGCAACGCCCGGATGGTCAATTTCATCCTCTCCGATGTGGTTGGAGACCGGCTCGATGTCATCGCCTCCGGTCCGACCGTGCGCGATCCGACGACTTTCAACGATGGAATCGAGATCTTGAAACGGTATCGTCTTTGGGAAAAGATCGATTCCTCCGTCCGGCTCGCCTTAGAGGAAGGAGTGCGGGGGGAGCGGCCCGAAACGCCGAAGCGGCTCGGCCGTTGGATTGAAAACATTCTGATCGGAAACGGCAAAGCGGCTGTGAACGAAGCGGCCCGGCAATTGAGGCGGATGGGATTTCATCCTCACATTCTCACAAGTGTCCTTGAAGGGGAGTCACGCGAAGTCGCCAAGGTCCTTGTTGCGCTGGCCAAGGAGATCCAATCTCGTCGAAAGGGAAAACCGGTTTGCTTCATTGCCGGGGGTGAAACAACGGTGACTGTCCGAGGCAATGGGAAGGGAGGCCGGTGTCAGGAGTTTGCGCTTTCCGCCGCTCTTTCGCTGGCCGGAACGCGAGGGATCACGGCGGCGGCGTTCTCGACGGACGGGACCGACGGGCCCACCGACGCGGCGGGGGCGGTCGCCACCGGGGAGACGGTGCAGCGGGCGACACGGAAGGGGATGGACCCTCGGATGGCGCTGGCTGAGAACGACGCGTATCCCTTCTTTGATGCGCTCGGGGATCTGATCCGAACCGGTCCGACGCGAACCCACCTGAACGATCTTTATCTTTTGTTCATCCCGAGCGCTTCCGCTGAGGAGAATTTAGATTGA
- a CDS encoding AAA family ATPase has product MTQQPSVRLSTGIVGLDEILQGGLIPARTYMVRGKPGMGKTILGLHFLTDGATKGEKVLLITLGEAEGQIRKNASTLGLDLSGVSFLDLSPSPEFFSEVKTYDIFSPADVERAPTTQKIIEKIEQIKPQRVLIDAITQFRYLSPDSFQFRKQVLSFLQFLTSRKITVLFTSEGTASVPDDDLEFMCDGAIHLEMSDRQRSLCVTKFRGSGFRGGCHTLRLTDSGIVVSPRLIPEAHQREFIAESISSGVSHLDDLLHGGLERGTITMVTGPSGVGKTTLGVQFMKEAAARGERSVIYLFEEAAETLLHRSESIGVPIKKMLDRGTLSVVQVEPLQFAPDEFANLVRKEVEEKNTRIVMIDGVSGYRLSVRGEDLISHLHAVCRYLKNMGVTIILMNETEEITGDFRATEKGISYLADNVVFLRYLELNGELRKAIGVLKKRLTDFEKTLREMEITKEGVKIGAPMIELRGILRGIPEWINAPKKRDDRRGARRPASNPTKEASRSNPKDPRGHRER; this is encoded by the coding sequence ATGACCCAGCAACCATCCGTCCGTTTGTCGACCGGCATTGTCGGCCTGGATGAAATTCTCCAGGGAGGGCTGATCCCCGCCAGGACCTATATGGTGCGCGGAAAGCCGGGAATGGGAAAAACCATCCTCGGCCTTCATTTCCTCACAGACGGCGCGACAAAAGGGGAAAAGGTGCTGCTGATTACCCTGGGGGAAGCGGAGGGGCAGATCCGTAAAAACGCATCGACCTTGGGGTTGGATCTATCCGGCGTTTCTTTTCTCGATCTGAGTCCCTCCCCTGAATTTTTCTCCGAAGTAAAAACGTACGACATCTTTTCCCCCGCCGATGTGGAAAGAGCGCCGACCACCCAAAAGATTATTGAAAAAATCGAACAAATCAAACCACAACGCGTTCTGATCGACGCGATCACACAGTTCCGGTATCTCTCCCCCGACTCCTTCCAGTTCCGAAAACAGGTCCTCTCCTTTCTTCAGTTTCTCACCTCTCGAAAGATCACCGTTCTCTTCACCTCCGAGGGAACCGCCTCGGTTCCGGATGATGATTTGGAGTTTATGTGTGATGGGGCGATCCACCTCGAAATGTCGGACCGGCAACGGAGTCTCTGCGTGACCAAATTCCGAGGCTCCGGCTTCCGAGGCGGCTGCCACACCCTCCGGCTGACCGATTCGGGGATCGTCGTTTCGCCCCGCCTCATTCCGGAAGCGCACCAGAGGGAGTTCATCGCCGAGTCGATCTCTTCGGGGGTCTCCCACCTGGACGATCTTCTGCACGGGGGTCTGGAGCGCGGCACCATTACCATGGTGACCGGTCCCAGCGGTGTCGGCAAAACGACCCTTGGCGTTCAGTTCATGAAGGAAGCGGCGGCCAGGGGCGAGCGCTCAGTCATCTACCTTTTTGAGGAGGCTGCGGAGACGCTCCTGCACCGGTCGGAGTCGATTGGTGTCCCGATTAAAAAAATGCTCGATCGGGGGACCCTCTCGGTGGTTCAGGTCGAGCCGCTTCAGTTTGCTCCGGATGAGTTTGCAAACCTGGTCCGGAAAGAGGTCGAGGAAAAAAATACACGGATCGTCATGATCGATGGGGTTTCCGGCTATCGGCTTTCCGTCCGGGGAGAAGATTTAATCAGCCATCTGCACGCCGTCTGCCGGTATTTAAAAAACATGGGGGTCACGATCATTCTGATGAATGAGACCGAGGAGATTACCGGCGACTTTCGCGCGACCGAAAAGGGAATCAGCTACCTGGCCGACAACGTGGTCTTTCTTCGCTACCTGGAATTAAACGGCGAGCTGCGAAAGGCCATCGGGGTCTTGAAGAAACGTCTGACCGATTTCGAGAAGACCCTTCGAGAGATGGAGATTACCAAGGAGGGGGTCAAGATTGGTGCGCCGATGATCGAGCTGCGGGGCATCCTGAGGGGTATTCCTGAATGGATTAATGCTCCCAAGAAAAGAGATGATAGAAGGGGGGCCCGCCGTCCCGCTTCTAATCCAACAAAAGAGGCCTCCCGATCCAATCCAAAAGATCCGAGGGGACACCGGGAAAGGTAG
- a CDS encoding hybrid sensor histidine kinase/response regulator — translation MKLKFLIVDDNPDDRELIIQELKKEYRNAVYSEVFRRRDFETALAEADFDIVFTDYRLNWTDGLWVLSQFKAHHPHIPVIMVTDTGNEEIAVKGMKAGLSDYILKKYLFQLSLGVKETLEKERLRKEYEAAQKALREAHAQLERRVEERTAELLQANTKLKHEITERIRTEAELKQKTMEAEEANRTKSYFLSSVSHELKTPLNAILGYTQLLMDGTYGPLPEDQRKPLEGILRNANDQSKLVSNLLDLTQIESKKMVVDVEEIDLTKLVEEVCLTMQPLFEKKSLSILWNIEATLPMIESDPYKIRQIVVNLLSNALKFTQKGGVTLSVRMKSQGEGVEIVVQDTGIGIPSEEIARIFDAFHQVDRKATREFGGLGLGLAIVKEIVSLLKGSVGVESTVGAGTTFIISLPYRVTLQTE, via the coding sequence ATGAAATTGAAGTTTCTTATCGTTGACGATAATCCGGACGACCGGGAACTGATTATTCAGGAATTAAAGAAAGAATATCGGAATGCGGTTTATTCCGAGGTCTTTCGGAGGCGTGATTTTGAGACCGCCCTGGCGGAGGCAGATTTCGACATTGTCTTCACCGACTATCGGCTCAACTGGACCGACGGTCTTTGGGTCCTCTCGCAGTTCAAGGCGCATCACCCTCACATCCCTGTCATTATGGTCACCGATACCGGAAATGAGGAGATCGCCGTAAAGGGGATGAAAGCCGGGTTAAGTGACTATATCCTTAAGAAGTATCTTTTTCAGCTCTCGCTGGGGGTGAAGGAGACGCTTGAGAAGGAGAGGTTACGCAAAGAATATGAAGCGGCGCAGAAGGCCCTCCGCGAGGCCCACGCTCAGCTTGAGAGAAGGGTCGAGGAGCGGACTGCAGAATTGCTTCAGGCCAATACGAAGCTCAAACATGAGATCACCGAGCGGATCCGGACCGAAGCGGAGCTGAAGCAGAAAACGATGGAAGCCGAGGAGGCGAATCGAACAAAATCGTATTTTCTCTCCTCGGTCTCCCACGAGCTGAAAACGCCGCTCAATGCCATTCTCGGCTACACTCAGCTTTTAATGGATGGCACGTATGGTCCTCTTCCCGAAGACCAACGGAAGCCGTTGGAAGGAATATTAAGAAATGCAAATGATCAATCGAAGCTGGTGAGTAACTTGCTGGATCTGACGCAAATTGAATCAAAAAAAATGGTCGTCGATGTTGAAGAGATCGATCTCACGAAGTTAGTCGAGGAGGTCTGTCTGACGATGCAGCCGCTCTTCGAGAAGAAGTCCCTCTCGATTCTTTGGAATATCGAGGCAACGCTTCCGATGATCGAGTCGGATCCTTATAAAATCCGGCAGATCGTCGTAAATCTTCTTTCAAACGCATTGAAATTTACGCAGAAAGGCGGGGTCACCCTTTCGGTGCGGATGAAGTCACAAGGTGAAGGGGTCGAAATCGTCGTTCAAGATACCGGAATTGGAATTCCTTCGGAAGAGATCGCGAGAATCTTTGATGCTTTTCATCAGGTCGACCGGAAGGCGACCCGGGAATTCGGGGGGCTGGGGCTCGGCCTTGCCATCGTGAAAGAAATCGTCTCTCTCTTAAAGGGGAGCGTCGGCGTGGAGAGCACCGTCGGAGCCGGAACGACCTTTATTATCTCCCTGCCCTATCGTGTGACCTTGCAGACTGAATGA